In Pedobacter sp. W3I1, one DNA window encodes the following:
- a CDS encoding type II toxin-antitoxin system VapC family toxin, whose protein sequence is MILCDTNILIHAFNGNTSTIEVLEEIGFKNILLSSITTMELLQGMGNKVELAQMKKKIKYYDIIHFDSYISQKSIELIENFRLSHHLQIPDAIIGATAIVNKIDLFTYNKKDFDFMPNIILY, encoded by the coding sequence ATGATTTTGTGCGATACCAATATTCTAATACATGCTTTCAATGGTAACACCTCAACCATCGAAGTATTGGAGGAAATAGGTTTCAAAAACATTCTGCTCTCATCCATTACAACAATGGAACTTTTACAGGGCATGGGAAATAAAGTAGAGCTAGCGCAGATGAAGAAAAAGATCAAGTATTACGACATCATCCATTTTGACAGCTATATATCCCAGAAATCTATTGAACTTATCGAAAACTTCAGGCTAAGTCATCACCTTCAAATTCCAGATGCAATTATAGGGGCAACAGCAATTGTAAATAAAATTGATCTGTTTACTTATAATAAAAAGGATTTTGATTTCATGCCAAATATTATTCTTTATTAA
- a CDS encoding DUF4271 domain-containing protein: MPKFILFLFAFVWSANFLLAQEIPVQTDSVAVNQYQYRRYRPDSATLARQKFSTDSLVHHTWVLPDSLINKGALLDTIEKEYLFPKLDLLAWQKKYQHLKKKANPYQLGTKIPKGNVGLLGFIFGMLIIFAILKNAFSKQLSAIVQSFFSNRVLNNINKEDNLFSSWPFLLLFVQFGFVFGMFFFLVAQWNDMYQAKDGFKFFFSISITIIVFYALKLVLLRFLGYLFNVQKPVGEYISILYLSYFNASLLFIPLVVAFALSPLKYGAVYIVLAFLLLGIIFAFQLLRAGITILSNNKFSRMHLFLYFCALEICPILILIKTIGL, translated from the coding sequence ATGCCGAAATTTATTTTATTTTTGTTCGCGTTTGTATGGTCTGCTAATTTTCTATTAGCACAGGAAATTCCTGTTCAAACAGATAGCGTAGCTGTAAATCAATATCAGTATCGAAGATACCGGCCCGATTCGGCAACACTTGCCAGGCAGAAATTTTCAACCGATTCGCTTGTTCATCACACCTGGGTGCTGCCAGATAGTTTAATTAATAAAGGGGCGCTACTTGATACCATCGAAAAGGAATACCTTTTTCCTAAACTTGATTTGCTGGCCTGGCAAAAGAAATACCAGCACTTAAAGAAAAAGGCAAATCCTTATCAACTGGGCACAAAAATTCCAAAAGGTAATGTTGGTTTGCTGGGATTTATTTTTGGTATGCTCATCATCTTTGCGATTCTAAAAAATGCTTTTTCTAAACAATTATCGGCAATTGTACAATCGTTTTTTAGCAATAGGGTTTTAAACAATATTAACAAAGAAGATAACCTGTTTAGTTCGTGGCCATTTTTATTGCTTTTTGTGCAGTTTGGTTTCGTTTTTGGGATGTTCTTTTTTCTGGTTGCCCAGTGGAATGATATGTATCAGGCTAAAGATGGGTTTAAGTTCTTCTTTAGTATATCCATCACTATAATTGTTTTTTATGCCCTCAAATTGGTTCTTTTACGCTTTTTGGGGTACCTGTTTAATGTGCAAAAGCCAGTGGGCGAATACATCTCAATTTTGTACCTCAGCTACTTCAATGCATCGCTATTGTTTATTCCTTTAGTGGTTGCTTTTGCCCTATCACCACTTAAATATGGCGCGGTTTATATTGTGTTGGCATTCTTGTTGTTAGGCATCATTTTTGCTTTTCAACTGCTGCGGGCAGGTATAACGATACTTTCTAATAATAAGTTTTCTAGAATGCATTTATTTTTGTACTTTTGCGCCCTCGAAATATGTCCCATCCTAATACTAATTAAAACGATAGGACTGTAG
- a CDS encoding SUMF1/EgtB/PvdO family nonheme iron enzyme yields MKKIYLLAIVGITVMLASCGHGGQGELVGAYNRKFKNDRIPLGMVYVPPGHTPLGGSDEDITFSQNGPSKMVTISAFFMDQTEISNAEYRQFTNWVRDSIAIVMMGNPQQFMVTPKGNAANAVGGEKYIDWRKVGPNGANIWRNKGRGAAAAQVSQLDGMYYSGLDALPGKKELDVRKFEYSYAELNMEKAALGHKDPNSKRQDYIDRYTVAIYPDTMVWKTDYSYSQNDPMVRGYYNHPSYDDYPVVGVSWEQAKAFSHWRTRLYDGVATARKLPVGSRSDYRLPAETEFEYAARGGNTKTKYPWGGPYIRNTKGCLQANFKPGRGDYSSDGGIYTVGVRSYFPNDYGLYNMAGNVSEWTLTAYNKGASPLLHDLNPNFTYDAGATDSKYKKRKVVKGGSWKDTGYFLQNAVATYEYQDTQRSYIGFRCVSSYPGTDLRH; encoded by the coding sequence ATGAAGAAAATCTACCTTCTAGCTATTGTAGGTATAACTGTAATGCTAGCAAGCTGTGGTCATGGCGGCCAGGGTGAGCTGGTTGGCGCTTATAACCGAAAATTTAAAAACGATAGAATCCCACTAGGAATGGTTTATGTGCCACCAGGGCATACCCCACTTGGAGGTTCGGATGAAGATATTACTTTCTCTCAGAACGGGCCAAGTAAAATGGTTACCATTAGTGCGTTCTTTATGGACCAGACCGAGATTTCCAATGCAGAATACCGCCAGTTTACCAACTGGGTGCGCGATTCGATTGCAATTGTGATGATGGGCAACCCTCAACAATTTATGGTTACGCCTAAAGGAAATGCCGCAAATGCTGTTGGTGGGGAGAAATACATCGACTGGCGGAAAGTTGGACCAAACGGTGCCAACATTTGGCGCAATAAAGGTAGGGGCGCAGCAGCTGCCCAAGTGAGTCAACTAGATGGGATGTATTATTCAGGTTTAGATGCCCTTCCAGGAAAAAAAGAATTAGATGTTCGTAAATTCGAATATTCTTATGCCGAATTAAATATGGAGAAAGCTGCTCTAGGGCATAAAGATCCAAACAGCAAACGCCAGGATTATATCGATCGTTATACCGTTGCTATTTATCCTGATACAATGGTTTGGAAAACAGATTATTCTTACTCACAAAATGACCCAATGGTGCGTGGTTATTACAATCACCCTTCATATGATGATTATCCTGTAGTTGGCGTAAGTTGGGAACAGGCAAAAGCATTCTCTCATTGGAGAACCAGGCTATATGATGGCGTTGCGACAGCAAGAAAATTGCCTGTAGGATCCAGATCAGATTATAGATTACCGGCCGAAACTGAATTTGAATATGCAGCAAGAGGTGGCAATACAAAAACCAAATACCCTTGGGGCGGTCCTTACATTAGAAATACAAAAGGTTGTTTACAGGCTAACTTTAAACCAGGGCGTGGCGATTATTCGAGCGACGGTGGTATTTATACAGTAGGCGTTAGATCGTATTTCCCTAATGATTATGGTTTGTACAACATGGCAGGTAATGTTTCTGAATGGACATTAACCGCTTACAATAAAGGTGCAAGCCCATTACTGCACGATTTGAACCCGAATTTTACATACGATGCTGGTGCAACCGACAGCAAATACAAAAAACGTAAAGTAGTAAAAGGTGGTTCGTGGAAAGACACCGGCTATTTTCTACAAAACGCTGTAGCAACATACGAATATCAGGATACACAAAGATCATATATTGGTTTCAGATGCGTTTCATCTTATCCTGGTACCGACCTAAGACATTAA
- the gldL gene encoding gliding motility protein GldL, with product MAAKKQPGWLHVAISWGASIVIIGALFKILHIGGIVGSYMIGLGLGIEAILFFLTGFFPPEPEPAWERVYPELKADFKGELPTASARPVAASASNTAALDKMLSDAKIGPELIESLGSGLRTFGDKVATISNVADASTATNEFTGKIKTASAGFDNLSASFDKATANLKAMGESTVDSQAYHDQVNNLAKNLSALNAVYELELQDSSAHLKSMNKFYSNLSLTMQNFNESMEDSKQFKEEVNKLAKNLSSLNAIYGNMLSAMNGPRV from the coding sequence ATGGCAGCAAAGAAACAACCAGGCTGGTTACACGTAGCGATTTCATGGGGAGCAAGTATTGTAATTATCGGAGCGTTATTTAAAATTCTACACATTGGTGGAATTGTAGGTAGTTATATGATCGGGCTTGGTCTTGGAATAGAGGCGATTTTATTCTTTTTAACCGGATTCTTTCCACCTGAGCCAGAACCAGCTTGGGAAAGAGTATATCCTGAATTAAAAGCAGATTTTAAAGGGGAGTTGCCAACGGCATCAGCAAGACCAGTTGCAGCATCAGCATCAAACACGGCAGCTTTAGATAAAATGTTATCAGATGCTAAAATCGGTCCTGAACTGATTGAAAGTTTAGGTTCTGGTTTACGTACGTTTGGTGATAAAGTGGCAACGATTTCTAATGTTGCAGATGCATCTACAGCAACTAATGAATTTACCGGAAAAATTAAAACAGCTTCAGCTGGTTTCGATAATTTAAGTGCATCTTTTGATAAAGCTACCGCTAATTTGAAAGCAATGGGCGAGAGCACTGTAGATTCTCAGGCTTACCATGATCAGGTTAACAATTTAGCCAAAAATTTATCAGCTTTAAATGCGGTATACGAATTAGAATTGCAAGATTCTAGCGCGCATCTAAAATCGATGAATAAATTCTATTCAAACTTATCATTAACCATGCAAAACTTTAACGAATCGATGGAAGATTCGAAGCAGTTTAAAGAAGAGGTGAATAAGCTGGCTAAAAACTTATCATCGCTTAATGCAATTTATGGCAATATGTTATCGGCTATGAACGGCCCACGTGTATAA
- the gldN gene encoding gliding motility protein GldN — MKRILSIAILVLLTTFAFAQKKPTRLAPKAAPVAAPPVADTVKTPVKTAKKKLKVPPKDGFYARKDIDSTEMVPLADVREEDVFYAKRIWREIDLRDTVNSALKSPKSRLIDVLIAAIKKDELTAYSPIDSALNEDDAFLNPMSADSASKSALGTAEVSNNKTGTVTTVVNDFNPELFLKFRIKEDWIFDTKRSVFEPRIVGIAPLKYNEVSKQWQPVFWVYYPEAREILTKKRLINTNNDASSLSFDDFFIRRLFSSYIVKESNPGDNKIRDIITDPRERLYESERIKKSVLDYEQGLWEY, encoded by the coding sequence ATGAAAAGGATTTTAAGTATTGCTATTTTAGTTTTGTTAACTACGTTTGCTTTTGCACAGAAAAAGCCAACCAGGTTAGCACCGAAAGCTGCACCAGTTGCTGCACCTCCTGTGGCAGATACCGTGAAAACCCCGGTTAAAACAGCTAAAAAGAAACTTAAGGTACCACCTAAAGATGGTTTTTATGCCCGTAAGGACATTGACAGTACTGAAATGGTTCCTTTGGCAGATGTAAGAGAAGAGGATGTTTTTTATGCAAAACGGATCTGGAGAGAGATTGACTTACGTGACACGGTTAACTCGGCCCTAAAATCGCCTAAATCCCGACTAATTGATGTATTAATTGCTGCAATTAAGAAAGACGAATTAACGGCATACTCGCCAATTGATAGTGCCTTGAACGAAGATGATGCTTTTCTTAACCCAATGTCGGCAGATTCTGCATCCAAATCGGCTTTAGGAACAGCAGAGGTTTCGAATAATAAAACCGGAACGGTTACTACTGTAGTTAATGATTTTAACCCAGAGTTATTCTTGAAATTCAGAATTAAAGAAGACTGGATTTTCGATACCAAACGTTCTGTTTTTGAGCCGCGCATTGTAGGTATTGCACCATTAAAATACAATGAAGTTTCTAAACAATGGCAGCCTGTATTTTGGGTGTATTATCCAGAGGCCAGGGAGATTTTAACGAAGAAACGTTTAATCAATACCAATAACGATGCTTCTTCACTGAGTTTCGATGATTTCTTTATCCGTCGCTTATTCAGCAGCTATATTGTAAAAGAGTCAAATCCTGGAGACAACAAGATCAGAGATATTATTACCGATCCCAGAGAAAGGTTGTACGAGTCAGAAAGGATTAAAAAATCTGTTCTTGATTACGAACAAGGTCTTTGGGAATACTAA
- a CDS encoding uroporphyrinogen-III synthase, with translation MQEKNDSRIRKVKSILVTLPKPETEKSPYYDLAKKHNLKVDFRSFIHVEGVPARDFRKDKINLADFTAVIFTSRNAADHFFRICEEMRYEVPAELKYFCLSETIALYLQKYIQYRKRKIFFGKQTAADLAEVLKKHANEKFLYPCSDMATEDTMKFLEKSGYDFTPAVLFKTVVSDLSDLAEVFYDVIAFFSPSSIQSLFKNFPDFKQNNTRIAAFGTNTSKACTDMDLIVDIAAPTPGVPSMTMAIENYIKISNK, from the coding sequence ATGCAAGAAAAGAACGACTCTAGAATCCGCAAAGTAAAAAGTATTTTGGTTACTTTACCAAAACCTGAAACAGAAAAATCTCCTTACTATGATTTGGCCAAAAAACACAACTTAAAAGTTGATTTTAGGTCTTTTATTCACGTTGAAGGTGTACCCGCAAGAGACTTTAGAAAGGATAAGATTAACCTGGCGGATTTTACGGCGGTAATTTTTACCAGCCGTAACGCAGCAGATCATTTTTTTAGAATCTGTGAAGAAATGCGTTATGAGGTGCCAGCAGAATTGAAATATTTCTGTCTTTCTGAAACCATTGCTTTGTATCTGCAGAAGTACATTCAGTATAGGAAGCGTAAAATCTTTTTTGGTAAACAAACTGCAGCAGACTTAGCAGAGGTGTTAAAGAAGCATGCAAATGAGAAATTTTTATATCCTTGCTCTGACATGGCTACCGAAGACACAATGAAGTTTTTGGAAAAAAGCGGGTATGATTTTACACCTGCAGTTTTGTTTAAAACAGTAGTGAGCGATCTATCTGATTTAGCTGAAGTGTTCTATGATGTTATTGCATTTTTTAGTCCGTCAAGTATTCAGTCGTTATTTAAAAATTTCCCCGACTTTAAACAAAATAATACCCGAATTGCTGCTTTTGGAACTAACACGAGTAAGGCTTGTACCGATATGGATCTGATAGTGGATATTGCTGCGCCAACCCCAGGCGTTCCATCTATGACCATGGCTATTGAAAATTACATCAAAATATCTAATAAATAA
- a CDS encoding mobile mystery protein B, translating into MGLDLNYIDGQTPLDEEEKEGLLISTIATREELDEFEQQHIEEAIKWTLGKKFKPEKLLTEAFIKDIHKRMYKDIWKWAGAFRKTNKNIGVDRWQVAVELKSLLEDTRFWIENNTFSPDEIAIRFKHRIVSIHCFSNGNGRHSRLLADIIVEKLFHGAVFTWGAENLSKESENRRGYLDSLKLADKGDYSGLLLFARS; encoded by the coding sequence ATGGGATTAGATTTGAACTATATTGATGGGCAAACCCCTTTGGATGAAGAAGAAAAGGAAGGTTTGCTCATTTCTACTATTGCAACCAGAGAAGAACTTGATGAATTTGAACAACAACATATCGAAGAAGCTATAAAATGGACGCTAGGCAAGAAGTTCAAACCTGAAAAATTATTAACTGAGGCCTTTATTAAAGATATACATAAACGGATGTATAAAGATATTTGGAAATGGGCAGGAGCATTCCGCAAAACAAATAAAAATATAGGCGTAGATAGATGGCAGGTTGCTGTTGAATTAAAGAGTTTATTGGAAGATACTAGGTTCTGGATTGAAAATAATACTTTTTCTCCTGATGAAATAGCCATCCGCTTTAAACATCGGATAGTAAGCATTCATTGTTTTTCTAATGGGAATGGTCGGCATAGTAGGTTATTGGCAGATATTATTGTTGAAAAACTATTTCATGGGGCAGTGTTCACCTGGGGAGCAGAAAATCTTTCGAAAGAAAGTGAGAATAGAAGAGGGTATCTTGATTCATTGAAACTGGCAGACAAGGGCGATTACAGTGGACTTCTTTTGTTTGCACGATCGTAA
- the gldM gene encoding gliding motility protein GldM has product MAGGKETTRQRMINIMYLVLLAMLALNVSDTILDAFKNINDSLDTSKNNVNTSINQLFSAFENSKLKEEPARAQPIYDKAKQAQKAADDLNNYIESIKKEFTQAGDGIDPETEDLVNRSNQDIAQNIMINQKKADELKKRINATREKLISLLDPADRANVSFSLEAKDSARKRKGNWQETYFGEGTPLTAAMTILTKLQTDTKNAEAEVVKKLFGNMDKAQVNLDQFAAVAVAPTSYVIQGQPYTAEVFLTASDSRSTPDITVNGSKLSVKDGKGTYSGGTSSVGQFTWVGTVRVRQTDGQVKEYKTQPQTYQVAKPSASVSSTKLNVIYAGIANPFTVSAAGFPLESVRASISGGSMSGGNGNYNVNVPGSMVGSEVSINVSASNAGKTISLGSQKFRIKAIPAPVAKVGGRAGGDVASVQLKSETEIEADLDDFPFDVKFKIQRYKLTIIKPRSDAVTIAGSGGNFAGAVKGAINSITPGTRVFFEDIVSVGPDGRQRILPSLAFSVK; this is encoded by the coding sequence ATGGCAGGCGGAAAAGAAACAACAAGGCAGCGGATGATCAATATCATGTATTTGGTATTGTTGGCTATGCTCGCCTTAAACGTATCAGATACCATTTTAGATGCATTCAAAAATATCAACGATAGTTTGGATACTTCTAAAAACAATGTAAATACAAGTATTAATCAGTTATTTTCTGCCTTCGAAAATTCGAAGTTGAAAGAAGAGCCAGCCCGTGCACAGCCAATTTACGATAAGGCAAAACAAGCACAGAAGGCTGCTGATGATTTGAATAATTATATTGAAAGCATTAAGAAAGAATTTACCCAGGCAGGTGATGGAATTGATCCGGAAACTGAAGATTTGGTAAATAGATCAAATCAGGATATTGCACAGAATATCATGATTAATCAAAAGAAAGCAGATGAGTTGAAAAAGAGAATTAACGCCACACGCGAAAAATTAATCTCTTTATTAGATCCTGCTGATCGGGCAAATGTTTCATTCTCTCTTGAGGCTAAAGATTCGGCAAGAAAAAGAAAAGGAAACTGGCAGGAAACTTACTTTGGTGAGGGAACGCCCTTAACTGCTGCGATGACGATTTTAACCAAACTGCAAACAGATACCAAAAATGCTGAAGCAGAAGTAGTTAAAAAATTATTCGGAAATATGGATAAAGCACAGGTTAATTTGGATCAGTTTGCAGCAGTTGCAGTAGCACCTACTTCTTATGTAATTCAAGGTCAACCATATACTGCTGAAGTATTTTTAACAGCCAGCGATTCGAGATCAACTCCTGATATTACCGTTAATGGAAGTAAATTATCGGTTAAAGATGGTAAAGGAACTTATAGCGGCGGTACAAGTAGTGTTGGTCAGTTTACCTGGGTAGGTACTGTACGTGTTCGCCAAACTGATGGTCAGGTAAAGGAATACAAAACTCAACCACAAACTTATCAGGTAGCGAAACCATCTGCATCTGTTTCTTCAACAAAATTGAATGTAATTTATGCAGGTATTGCTAATCCATTTACAGTATCGGCGGCAGGTTTCCCACTAGAAAGCGTTCGTGCTTCCATTTCAGGAGGTTCAATGTCTGGTGGTAACGGAAACTATAATGTTAACGTTCCGGGAAGCATGGTTGGTTCAGAAGTATCCATCAATGTATCAGCAAGTAATGCTGGTAAAACCATTAGCTTAGGTTCACAAAAATTCAGGATTAAAGCTATCCCCGCTCCAGTAGCTAAAGTTGGTGGCCGCGCTGGAGGTGATGTGGCTTCAGTACAGTTAAAAAGCGAAACTGAAATTGAAGCAGATCTGGATGATTTCCCTTTCGATGTTAAGTTTAAAATACAACGTTATAAGTTAACGATTATCAAACCTCGTTCTGATGCTGTTACCATTGCAGGTAGTGGTGGAAATTTCGCTGGTGCGGTTAAAGGTGCAATAAACTCAATTACACCAGGTACAAGGGTGTTTTTTGAAGATATTGTTTCTGTAGGGCCAGATGGTCGTCAAAGAATTTTGCCTTCATTAGCGTTTAGTGTAAAATAA
- the uvrC gene encoding excinuclease ABC subunit UvrC, which translates to MSSFDHKTALTAIPHKPGVYQYWDADGKLMYIGKAKDLRNRVGSYFNSDRNQFNGKTRVLVSKIRKITFTIVDTEIDAWLLENSLIKKHQPKFNINLKDDKTYPWIIVKNENYPRIYWTRKVIKDGSTYFGPYGSIGMMHTILDLIKETYPLRTCSLPLTEKNIAEGKFKVCLEYQIGNCKGPCQNYQTETDYDKNIGEIKEILNGKIGNVIREVKAIIKSASENLNFEMAHQYARRLEVLEKYQSKSTVVNSAITNVDVVSIASDERYAFVNYLKVMNGTIIQTQTIEVKKQLDESDDEILTLAMLEFRTKFSSTSKEIIVPFEPSLEDESLKFTVPKLGEKKKLLELSQKNVLFFKKEKLNQYEKLNPDLRTDRILTTMQKDLRLTQLPKHIECFDNSNFQGKYPVSAIVVFKDAKPSKKDYRHFNVKTVEGPNDFATMEEAVFRRYRRMLDENQALPQLIIIDGGKGQLSSAVKSLKLLGIENKVTVIGIAKRLEELFYPGDSYPLYLDKKSETLKVIQQLRDEAHRFGITFHRKKRDQGTLKTELEQIEGIGKTTADKLLTHFKSVKKIKEATEKELAEVLNKKQMITLQAYFNQE; encoded by the coding sequence ATGAGCAGTTTCGACCATAAAACAGCATTAACCGCAATTCCACATAAACCCGGTGTTTACCAATATTGGGATGCTGATGGAAAGCTCATGTATATTGGAAAGGCGAAAGACCTGCGCAACCGTGTGGGTTCTTATTTTAATAGCGACAGAAACCAGTTTAATGGCAAAACGAGGGTGCTGGTATCCAAGATCCGTAAAATTACTTTCACCATTGTTGATACTGAAATTGATGCCTGGCTCCTCGAAAATAGCTTAATTAAAAAACATCAGCCAAAATTTAACATCAACCTAAAGGACGACAAAACCTATCCCTGGATTATTGTTAAAAACGAGAATTATCCCCGAATTTACTGGACAAGGAAAGTGATTAAAGATGGCTCCACCTATTTTGGTCCTTATGGCTCGATAGGCATGATGCATACTATTTTAGATCTGATTAAAGAAACCTATCCGCTACGTACCTGCAGTTTGCCCTTAACAGAGAAAAATATAGCTGAAGGGAAATTTAAAGTTTGTCTGGAATATCAAATTGGCAACTGTAAAGGTCCTTGTCAGAATTACCAGACCGAAACCGACTACGATAAAAATATAGGTGAAATCAAAGAAATCCTGAATGGTAAAATCGGAAATGTAATTCGCGAGGTTAAAGCGATTATTAAATCGGCATCAGAAAACCTGAACTTCGAAATGGCGCATCAATATGCAAGGAGATTAGAAGTACTGGAAAAATACCAGAGCAAATCAACTGTGGTAAATAGTGCCATCACCAATGTTGATGTAGTCAGTATTGCATCGGATGAACGTTACGCTTTTGTAAATTACCTGAAGGTGATGAATGGAACAATTATTCAGACGCAAACCATTGAGGTTAAAAAACAACTGGACGAGAGTGACGATGAGATTTTAACCTTGGCCATGTTAGAGTTCAGAACGAAATTCAGCAGCACCTCCAAAGAAATTATTGTGCCTTTTGAGCCTTCATTGGAAGATGAAAGTTTAAAATTTACAGTACCTAAGCTGGGCGAAAAGAAAAAACTCTTAGAACTTTCGCAGAAGAATGTACTGTTCTTCAAAAAAGAGAAACTCAATCAATACGAAAAGTTAAATCCCGATTTACGCACCGATCGTATTTTAACGACCATGCAGAAAGATCTGCGTTTAACACAGCTTCCAAAACATATAGAATGTTTTGATAACTCCAACTTTCAAGGGAAATATCCGGTTTCGGCAATAGTTGTTTTTAAAGATGCAAAACCATCAAAAAAAGACTACCGCCACTTTAATGTGAAAACAGTAGAGGGCCCAAACGATTTCGCTACCATGGAAGAAGCCGTTTTCCGTCGCTACAGGAGAATGTTAGATGAGAACCAGGCATTGCCTCAGCTTATCATTATTGATGGCGGTAAAGGGCAGCTTTCATCGGCTGTGAAGAGTTTAAAGTTATTGGGCATAGAAAACAAAGTTACCGTAATTGGTATTGCCAAACGTTTGGAAGAACTGTTCTATCCGGGCGATTCCTATCCTTTGTATCTGGATAAAAAATCGGAAACTTTAAAAGTGATCCAACAGCTACGTGATGAGGCCCACCGCTTTGGAATTACCTTCCACCGCAAGAAACGCGATCAAGGGACACTTAAAACAGAACTCGAACAGATTGAAGGTATCGGCAAAACTACTGCAGATAAACTGCTAACCCATTTTAAATCGGTTAAAAAAATTAAAGAAGCCACTGAGAAAGAGCTGGCCGAAGTGCTGAATAAAAAACAGATGATTACCCTTCAGGCTTATTTTAACCAGGAATAA